The genomic region ttatcgactcgatttacctcaGGAGCTCAACAATGTTCATCCCACGTTTCATGTTTCAAACTTAAAGAAGTGtctcgctgatgaaggacttcaagttcctctcgaagatcttcaaatcaacgacaCTTTGCATTTTGTGGAGAAACCGATGGAAATCGTGGACCAAGAAGTCAAGTTATTGAGGCGCAGTAAaattcctatcgtcaaggttcgatgggaaggtaAACGTGgcgctgagtttacttgggaactcaagaGCGATATGAAGAAGAAGTAccctcatcttttccctacgtcttcctaaatttcgggacgaaatttcctaaaggaggggagactgcaacgccctgtgttttgtactttctatttatagcttgtcttactcgtgttgctaattttggaagctttgtatcattgtactcgttccttctagtactcgttgtaacctcgagattttgatcatgaatgaaaacttgcatttccttgttacatactatacatacaccataatacgattaatcatgagatcatttgatacttctttgtgatacttacaaacatgttacatacttgtacattacactttttacctagttaaatcatgttttatttcatatttcaccttgttacaagttaggggaaacattgttgcatattattacacaacttaactaacaaaattactcattataatgttttaaaaaaataaaaaaataaagaaatatggcagcccaaatttagcaaaattcagccccatatagttgggttttgtgggctagtttcaaggtgtaaccccttctaaacactacCAAAGCCCAACctattgaaaccctaatccttccccctaaataccacttataaccagcctccctaccacttttgcaacactaaaaactctcaaaacatcctccaaaccgtagctgaaagcaaaggttcgagtagattgacaccccttcacgaaaatgagcataactcactcaattcttatccgattcactcgattctttttcctacttgcttggttaatcatgtagtttgattccttgacttctccttggagaaatcagacctggaattgctccgaaattgaccaaaaactttctgttttgtttcaaacttatgtaaacttcatctaacttgtgtgaaacacatctcaaaccaatgtcctaatgcttacaacctctcttatggttggttaagcttaaaaacatggttgagacatctaaatcagaggttaaaacctcataaactttctgttttaattagggttttacccacaagtaatgttcaagtgtgaaacttgttgaatgtgtgatggttggattagcttgggctatccttcataagaatccactcattacttgatgttttactatagattagttgttgttaataccttgatacttgtatgttcatgaccctccttgttgtttataacaacaagtgtagtggtgaacaatagaggtgcctaaatggaagcttgttcttcctacctcatgtatgtattctatgacacaaagaggtacctaaatggagacattaatctcctacctcatgcttgaatttTAAGACTTGTAagactatataatatctaagttattctatacgtatacatctaagtaactaagacttgatgatgacttaatagttatttgttaagtggacgttacatcatctatgaccatgcccttgttacgactctaatggatcttcgaatccatgaaatcataccaactcttttgagtttcagtagtgtcaagaacaagagttatgtgtacaagatgattattttcacctatgttactttctttatattttaaaaactccgaatctataatcttccgtatacgccaaactcacacacctacgtttccttgtgtagaaggacaaggtgctccaaactaactcatctacaaacttgctctcggaacttcaagtcaccacttgtaaaccgtgagtatactcgatccctttttcccctttacactttgggatgcaacatgtatacctattcaaaacaacttttatgcttaaacaaaacatactctatctatgaacgtgacatgaaactattgtgaatatttgctatgcttgtatgctctatgaacgatttggaacgttatatgctcattaactttgctagcccaccttaacaattatagcgctataggattaacgccccgcccgctattctaattGGGTATTGTTGAGTTAAACATTTCTATCCCGCTAAactattgggattaggctattgtgcgttgtattcttgggtttgatcatatagtacgccaaaaattgcatcgCTAGTAAATTTAATCGCTATgttacatgttggatatgagtttttattctattatgctatgtagtcaaacttgtatactcgcctttgcttttgcattgaactctattttaatacatgttgcaggttaattgttGAAGTATGGACTAAAGATGAAACGAGATTTaaggtggactagatacacacctagattaatttatcttagttgttatgttacaatttgaaacTATGTTGTTATTTATATTTGAACCTTGTATGAaaatttagtattgcaatgaaatttgaatttaattaaatattgtcacatagtgttatgacgtctctagcaatctatacacacttcgtctcatcccgatgtttccgccatcggttggggtgtgacaatcttcATGGAAAAGGAACATGCAGGTGCAAAGTAAATGACCGGAACGTTCGCCGGAACCTAGCCGTCATTGCCGGATCATGCAGGGACCCACCTAAACACTTGCGTTACCTTAACCTCAGCCTTAGCTTGCTTAGCCTCCACCTCTTAGACCGACAGGCTGCTTCAGCCGTTGCCGAAGGTGTTGCTGTCGCCTGACATCTTGGCCGGCCGGCCGGAAATCCTCTCACAGCTCCTCCCCCTATCTCTATCTAAAAGGtggtttggtgaaaaaaaaattaattcaaATATGTTGGTTACAGGCCCCTTTGATTCAAGCTACTATATCTGCAACTATGTATTTTTTATGTGATATGAAGAAGatagatgaacataggtttttTATGTTGGCAAAAGGAAAAGCTACTTCTTTATTCAATAAATTACTTGGCTATATATAGCCTAGCTACATAACATCTTTACTTAGACCAGTGGGTATGGGAGGCTCATCCCCATGAGGATGGGCCGTCACGTCATCGCCACGTAGGAGAGGCTTGGAGAagatggacctagggggtggaggatgaacccctttatatatatatatatatatgtatgtatgtatgtatgtatgtatgtatgtatgtatgtatgtatgtatgtatgtatgtatgtatgtatgtatgtatgtatgtatgtatgtatgtatgtatgtatgtatgtatgtatgtatgtatgtatgtatgtatgtatgtatgtatgtatagatgtGTGTGCGTAAGGAGAGAGGAAGTTGGCTCGTCATCATCGGCTGGGGGAGGATGATTTGGATGGGGCTGGGAGTGGTCTTTTTGGGCGGCGGCGGAAGGACGGGCCGGAGGACGGAGCCCATACCCTATGATCTTAtggtttttattatttagttttattAATTAGATTAGTATTTGGTTTTCTATTTAGTGAATTAAATAAATTCGTCAAAGATAATTTGGACCGAATTGGGTTGTGAACGCTGGAGAAAGTGGATGTACACCAAACATTTACAATAAATTTAATATTATAGTATCATTTGATTTCTAGCATGTATCGGTACCATACAAATACGGTAATGAACCAATTCAATTTCGACCGAGTTATATCAAATTTTCGCCGCAACACGGCGGAAGACTACTACTAGTTGATTGTTGGATAATGTGGAGGGAGCACTACCCCATACCACATAgcctttttgtttattttttgtaATTGGTACCCTCTGTCAAAAGACTTTAATATCATATCAATAGTTTCACATTTTACATGTTTAATGATGACCGTTTATGACTTTAGTTTGTCAAAAGTAAAATTCTTTTTCACATTTTTAAAACCCGAGTGGTTAGAGTCATATTTTACTGATTTATTGGTCGGACCAGTTGAATCAGATTATAAAACCGGAAAACACttaatataaaattttaaaactaTAATACACGCACCTAATTTAAGTATGTGTCACAGCTTTTCACACAAATACACAGATAGTGATAGGCCAAATTAGTTGTAAATGTAATGTTGGCCAAAATTCTATAAATTTAGGAGTAACCTGTCAAAATGGTCTTTGAGGTTTGGTCGcttttaccattttagtccaaaactcaaatcttttaaATCTGAATCCATGTGATTTCAATTTTgttatcattttcatccaaaatcaaaatctattcaaatttttcagttaacatccaaatTTAAAATTAGTTTGAGTTTTAACTAAAGTGGTAAGAGTGATCAAATCTCTCAGCCAACATTTTGGCCGTTTACTCTAAATTTAGGTATATATAATATATCCCCAACTTTGCAACTTCAAAACAAACGTAAGCACTCAAAACTTAAAGTCAAAAGTACTAATATAAAATCCATTGGTAAAACTTTTTCATAAATACATTAactagaatatatattttacttaAAATATTCCTATAAAACCAGATAAATTTTCATTTCACAATAACACCGATATTTATTTGTGCTCCGTACATGAACAAGAAGAAACAACTTCATCCACAAACATCCGAATATTATTATCCGATGAACCACCATCCCTCAACGCCACACGCGCCGCCGCTTTCAACTCCAACGCATTCTTCCTGATCACTTCCGATTTCAACCCACTCATAACCTCCTCCACACATCTTCCCACTTCCTCCCCACTAACAACACCATCTAAACTCTTCTTCACCTTCACACCAACACCCCAAACATCCGTCACCAGCTTAGCATTCGTCGGCTGATCCGTCCACTGCGGACAAGCAATAACCGGCACACCCGCGACCACGCTTTCGAGCAACGAGTTCCACCCACAGTGACTCAAGAAACACCCAACTGCTGGATGTGATAACACTTGTGTTTGTGGGCACCAACTTACAATCAAACCTTGTTCCTTAATCTCCTCCAAGAACCCATGTTTGGGTAGTTCTTGATTTTCCGGCACTCTTATCACCCATAGAAACGGTCGTTTTGTGGTTTTAAGACCGGATGCTATGTTCTTTATATCTTTTTCGGTCAAAAACAAGAATGTCCCGAATGAGATGTAAACAACTGAAGAGGGTTTTTGTTTGTTTAGCCATTCCATACAATTACTATCTTCATTCGATTTGAAAAGATCGAAACCGACATCTACTTCTTTGCCCATAAGGGTTGCCGGAACTAATGGTCCTACGGGCCAAAACACACAGCCACCGTTATTCAACGACATGATCACATCTTTCTCGAGCTCCATGAACGAGTTCCCCAGCACCCACTTCACCTTGTGCATGTTATGAAACACTTGTTTTAGTATACTATCAAGGCTACGGAACCTGTTTGATGGAAGAACAAACGAGGGTAACTCATCCGCATGAAAAACGGGCAATCCGGGCAGCTTAACGTTCATATTAGGGTTAGTGTCTGTTGGGAATTCGTCGAGGCCGTTGTAATAACGATGGTATATTTGGTAGAGAGTGCATGGTTGGATCCATAGCATGGCGTTGGGAATATTAATTTCAGCTGCCACATCAGATACCCACGTCACAACAGGTGTATGGACGACGCATGCAAATTTTCTTGGATGGGATTTAATCAAGGCCAAGAGATTAACGGGTCCAAACTTGCTTAGTGTGTCCATGTAGTAATCCATATTTGCCTCTCGGTCGTAGTCGATAGGTAGACCATCGGAGAAGAACTCATGGTAGACGCCGCCGATGCATTTCGGGGCAGAGGACATGTTTTTGAGGGCAGAGTTGGTGGTTGCAAGAGTGACATGGAGGCCTTTATTAACAAGAATTTTGCCTAGTTTTAGGATGGGGTTAAGGTGACCTTGAGCTGAAAGAGTAACTAAAAGAacatttatgttttgtttttgttcACAAGAAGAATTCATTTTTGTGGTGGAGAAAGATTTGGGTGATGTAGAGAAGGTGCGGCCTGCATTTTATAGACATACCTATCACATAAGTGTACAAATCGAATAGTTCAAAGTCATCTTTCAGAGGTTAATTTGAAATTGAATTTGTTACTTACAAACATGGAGTTGTCATGGATTACGTAGTATGTaaattattttatgttttacatgAAATTACACTTTaatagaataataataataataactagcgTACCAATACTAAGTaggatgaaaaaaaaaaaaaaaactaaataactCTATTACAAAGTAGTCAAATGAATTAACCGAATCAATTGAGAAATCAATGGTtaaatattaaaatatataatgTGCAGTTCAATCACAAAACATATATAAACATCCAAAGTGTATCAACTGAGGCGCAAAGTAATTTAAcgatgtgttttatgtgtttataaTGGGCGGAAGAGTTGTGTCGTAAATGTCCATCTAGCATCGGGAATTCTCTCAGTGGTGTTCCTTGTTGATCCATTTCAGATTCGGTGACAAATGACTTAGTTTACCTAGTAAAATTATAACAAATTATCACATCgtcatcatactcagtatatcccaccaaaagcaaagttaaggtagggtctgaggagggtaagatgtagacaactttacctctaccccgtagtaatagagaggctgcttccagtgagaccccggctcgatagtagttttgtattaagccttggacataagacatataacactcagcaattaatTGAGACAAACgctgattagtgcatgtaccccttgtctttcggctatcaacgccaccacatgatgcatgattaaccatcctctcttttaacgttattttcatgaaattagtaaaataacgttaaaattagagcactttcacttttgcccccgagcGCCAATACAAATATACATTATATgagcataccgcaagcggggcgtaaCCATCTAAATATACATGACCCGTCCGTACGAGAGTAAACCCTGTTTTAGTAATCCTTAATACAAGAATTTAAAGACACTTTCAAAAGGACATACAACGCCATGGCATTACGTTTATATATCTACCAACGACAACATTTATGGTTTAAAAGATTTAACATGTTAACTTAAAAAGACTAGTTACTACTCAAAAACTAATTACAACAAAAGTAGCTTTTGACCATAACTTCATCACAAAATAGCGGAAGCGCATATAGACAAGTTTCACGCGTGTGTTCGTTCCAAATTCGCCATCACGTCTAAGTTGCGGATTTACCTACATCAAAATTTTAAACTCGTTAGTACGTTACTTCTAGACTAGTAAATCAAAGTTAATCCCTTTCATACATTCATCACATACGTGCATCTTCTTACCCcgtgaaacgggtcaaacatacTATCTCAAAATTGAGATATAACATGCCATTCTTATCCTGTTGAAACGGACATTTTTCGTTCATACATAACTTTCATTCGGTTCGTTTATAACGAACGAATACATTCCTTTCAATCTTTTACATACACTCAAATCCGTGAGCGACGGATCGAGTAGGTTGCGTTCATTCATAACTTATCCGTTAGTAACGGATAATAT from Helianthus annuus cultivar XRQ/B chromosome 10, HanXRQr2.0-SUNRISE, whole genome shotgun sequence harbors:
- the LOC110881935 gene encoding UDP-glycosyltransferase 84B1, with the protein product MNSSCEQKQNINVLLVTLSAQGHLNPILKLGKILVNKGLHVTLATTNSALKNMSSAPKCIGGVYHEFFSDGLPIDYDREANMDYYMDTLSKFGPVNLLALIKSHPRKFACVVHTPVVTWVSDVAAEINIPNAMLWIQPCTLYQIYHRYYNGLDEFPTDTNPNMNVKLPGLPVFHADELPSFVLPSNRFRSLDSILKQVFHNMHKVKWVLGNSFMELEKDVIMSLNNGGCVFWPVGPLVPATLMGKEVDVGFDLFKSNEDSNCMEWLNKQKPSSVVYISFGTFLFLTEKDIKNIASGLKTTKRPFLWVIRVPENQELPKHGFLEEIKEQGLIVSWCPQTQVLSHPAVGCFLSHCGWNSLLESVVAGVPVIACPQWTDQPTNAKLVTDVWGVGVKVKKSLDGVVSGEEVGRCVEEVMSGLKSEVIRKNALELKAAARVALRDGGSSDNNIRMFVDEVVSSCSCTEHK